In Methanosarcina barkeri MS, a single window of DNA contains:
- a CDS encoding DUF3467 domain-containing protein, which yields MTEDVESRENIESSASKKIKKSITIEFVKPENFRQIYAIGAAGGHSPYDFRIGFYNDTPKLLGDASESRVIQRRVETEVILSPVAALELSRWLTQHINEYESVFGPIAKAIPRPRKESSAKLVDDSTDLQGYI from the coding sequence ATGACCGAGGATGTTGAATCCAGGGAAAATATTGAAAGCTCAGCTTCTAAAAAGATTAAGAAAAGCATTACAATCGAGTTTGTGAAGCCTGAGAACTTCAGGCAGATATATGCTATCGGAGCTGCAGGTGGGCACAGCCCCTATGATTTCAGGATTGGTTTTTATAATGACACTCCAAAACTGTTAGGGGATGCCTCGGAATCAAGGGTCATCCAGAGACGTGTAGAAACCGAAGTGATACTTTCTCCGGTAGCTGCACTTGAGCTGTCCCGCTGGCTGACCCAGCATATAAATGAATACGAATCCGTTTTTGGGCCCATTGCAAAAGCGATCCCGAGACCAAGAAAAGAGTCGTCTGCAAAGCTTGTTGACGACAGTACGGATCTCCAGGGTTACATCTGA
- a CDS encoding class I SAM-dependent methyltransferase, whose translation MLNIAKRKHVHDNLQYYNMDLTRMLTFEDKSFDIVVANMLLMDIPEIELLVFEVARVLKKPGTFVFSITHPCFFLSDWEENENSIKTYKKIGNYLEERVEELNFWGKTLHYHRPLSRYMEAVEKAGMYVSSLREPVPPRELIELYPEQEYHCRIPSFVVIRAKKV comes from the coding sequence ATGTTAAATATAGCAAAACGCAAGCACGTCCATGATAATCTTCAATATTATAATATGGATTTGACCAGAATGTTAACTTTTGAAGATAAGTCATTTGACATTGTTGTGGCGAATATGTTGCTAATGGATATTCCTGAGATTGAATTACTTGTTTTTGAAGTAGCCAGGGTACTGAAAAAGCCTGGGACTTTTGTTTTCTCAATTACACATCCATGCTTCTTTTTAAGTGATTGGGAAGAAAACGAAAATAGCATAAAAACATATAAAAAAATAGGAAATTATTTAGAGGAAAGGGTAGAAGAATTAAATTTCTGGGGCAAGACACTGCATTATCATAGACCTTTATCAAGGTACATGGAAGCAGTTGAAAAAGCAGGAATGTACGTGAGTTCACTTAGAGAACCGGTTCCTCCAAGAGAATTAATAGAATTGTATCCGGAGCAAGAGTATCATTGTAGAATTCCCTCATTTGTAGTAATCAGGGCAAAGAAGGTTTAA
- a CDS encoding GNAT family N-acetyltransferase, whose product MEVYGGLQFEIFNEEDVDVLTPIMKRAFDEDTQRHLNQPTGGPDGYDNGDFLRKYALNPASQAYKVSKDGKPIGAVIVWIKENNVNFLGNIFLDPEFQDKGLGLIIWEFIKSKYPATVKWYTDTPGFSRRNHNFYVNKCGFKVVKIKNPRDKYNGTYILEKQIK is encoded by the coding sequence GTGGAAGTATATGGTGGCCTTCAATTTGAAATATTTAACGAAGAAGATGTTGATGTTCTTACGCCCATAATGAAAAGAGCATTTGATGAGGATACTCAAAGGCATCTAAATCAACCAACTGGGGGCCCTGATGGCTATGATAACGGAGATTTTCTACGCAAATATGCTCTGAATCCCGCATCTCAAGCATATAAGGTTTCTAAAGACGGCAAACCAATCGGTGCTGTAATAGTCTGGATAAAGGAAAACAATGTAAACTTTTTAGGGAATATTTTTCTTGATCCTGAATTCCAGGATAAAGGATTAGGGTTGATAATTTGGGAATTCATAAAATCAAAATATCCTGCTACTGTAAAATGGTACACAGATACGCCAGGTTTTTCCAGAAGAAACCATAATTTTTATGTAAATAAATGTGGATTTAAAGTTGTAAAAATTAAAAATCCCAGAGATAAATATAATGGAACCTATATCTTGGAAAAACAGATAAAATAA
- a CDS encoding LSM domain-containing protein, protein MFPNKKVQKIVGSKIQVEMKGDLNLLEGTLKSVDDYMNLHLVDTMEIVKGEKVRSLGSVVLRGNNIILITPVEE, encoded by the coding sequence TTGTTCCCAAATAAAAAAGTTCAGAAAATTGTTGGATCAAAAATCCAGGTAGAAATGAAAGGCGATCTTAATCTGCTTGAAGGCACTCTTAAGAGCGTGGACGACTATATGAACCTTCATCTCGTGGACACCATGGAGATCGTAAAAGGAGAAAAAGTTCGTTCTCTTGGTTCAGTAGTACTTCGCGGTAATAACATTATACTGATCACTCCTGTAGAAGAGTAA
- a CDS encoding class I SAM-dependent methyltransferase, producing the protein MRTDSINHWDIVAENYSEENDRGRNFHSQIYLAAVNELLGNVKGKRVLDAGCGDGFFR; encoded by the coding sequence ATGAGAACAGACAGTATAAACCACTGGGACATTGTTGCTGAAAATTATAGTGAAGAAAACGATCGGGGAAGAAATTTTCATTCTCAGATATACCTGGCTGCCGTAAATGAATTATTAGGAAACGTAAAAGGAAAACGTGTTCTTGATGCAGGATGTGGTGACGGTTTTTTTCGTTAG
- a CDS encoding GrpB family protein: MIVDCVGDLITGVEHVGSTAVEGLASKPIIDIDVIIDSYDVFLTVKDRLSKIGFEHEGNLGVEGRKAFKRTFVDDLMPSSYEIDQYTVDVSGHIRQY, from the coding sequence ATGATTGTTGATTGTGTTGGTGATCTTATAACTGGTGTTGAGCATGTAGGGAGCACAGCGGTTGAAGGTCTTGCTTCAAAACCTATTATCGATATTGACGTAATCATTGATTCATACGATGTGTTTCTGACTGTAAAAGACAGGCTTTCAAAAATCGGATTTGAACACGAAGGAAATTTGGGTGTTGAAGGCAGAAAGGCTTTTAAAAGAACTTTTGTAGATGATCTTATGCCTTCTTCATATGAGATTGATCAGTACACGGTCGATGTTAGCGGCCATATACGGCAGTATTAA
- a CDS encoding helix-turn-helix domain-containing protein produces the protein MSEENRVGSKIRQLREAREMTIEELAEASQSSAELIQQLDNGALVPSLTPLLKIARALGVRLGTFLDDMPQSGPVIVRAGLSENVVRFSGKTEKPRKSALEFYSLASDKADRNMEPFIIDIHPSPEESHQLSSHEGEEFIYILSGEIEIFYGKDVHRLNTGDSIYYDSIIPHDVHAAGKKDAKILAVVYAPL, from the coding sequence ATGTCAGAAGAGAACCGTGTCGGTAGTAAGATACGCCAGCTTAGAGAAGCCAGGGAAATGACAATTGAAGAATTGGCTGAAGCCAGTCAGAGCAGCGCGGAGTTAATCCAGCAGCTAGATAATGGGGCCCTGGTTCCTTCCTTAACACCTCTTTTAAAAATTGCTCGGGCTTTAGGCGTCCGCCTCGGTACTTTTCTGGACGATATGCCACAGAGTGGGCCTGTAATTGTCAGGGCAGGGCTGTCTGAAAATGTAGTCCGTTTTTCGGGGAAAACTGAGAAACCCAGGAAGAGTGCTCTTGAGTTTTATTCCCTTGCCTCCGATAAAGCAGACCGCAACATGGAACCTTTCATTATTGATATTCACCCGTCTCCCGAGGAAAGCCACCAGCTCTCTTCTCACGAAGGAGAGGAGTTCATTTATATTCTTTCCGGGGAAATTGAAATCTTCTATGGAAAGGATGTCCATAGGCTAAACACCGGAGACAGCATTTATTATGACTCTATTATCCCGCATGACGTTCATGCAGCAGGGAAAAAGGACGCAAAAATTCTAGCTGTAGTCTATGCTCCTCTGTAA
- a CDS encoding NADH:flavin oxidoreductase: MIFDPITVCNLKLQNHFVRSATHEFLAEEDGTPTFRLGDLYEELAKNEVGLIITGYSYVLPGGQSDIYQQGIYDDRFIEPYRKITEKVHRYKSKIVLQIVHGGRQASVSDEYPVPMAPSKVKDSHSAVVPREMTEQEILEVIEAFTKAAIRAKKAGFDGVQLHCAHGFLLSNFISPYTNRRTDRWGGSVENRTRIVTEIVRRIKEEAGDSFPILVKMNATDGFQPCCSKAELGLDIFQAVEIAKLLEKAGVCAIEVSGGISEAGGVTIRTAINTPAKEAYFRDCSKAIKSAVNIPVILVGGIRSLSVINDLLENGSADLISMSRAFISEPDIVLKFKSGKVKKARCVSCNLCFDPEGINCNFQFE; this comes from the coding sequence ATGATTTTTGACCCTATAACTGTCTGCAACCTGAAACTCCAGAACCACTTTGTCAGGTCCGCAACTCACGAATTTCTGGCTGAAGAAGACGGAACGCCAACTTTCCGGCTCGGAGACCTTTATGAAGAGCTTGCAAAAAATGAGGTCGGACTGATCATAACCGGCTATTCCTATGTCCTTCCGGGCGGGCAGAGCGATATCTACCAGCAGGGCATCTATGATGACCGTTTTATTGAACCCTACCGGAAAATAACCGAAAAAGTGCACAGGTACAAAAGCAAAATCGTGCTCCAGATAGTCCACGGAGGGCGTCAGGCAAGTGTTTCAGACGAATATCCTGTCCCAATGGCTCCTTCGAAAGTAAAAGACAGCCATTCGGCAGTTGTGCCGAGAGAAATGACCGAACAGGAAATCCTGGAAGTAATCGAAGCTTTTACAAAGGCGGCTATCAGGGCAAAAAAAGCAGGTTTTGACGGAGTTCAGCTTCACTGTGCCCACGGCTTTCTTTTAAGTAATTTTATTTCTCCCTATACGAACAGGCGGACTGACCGCTGGGGAGGCTCGGTAGAAAACCGGACAAGAATAGTCACGGAAATTGTCAGGCGCATAAAAGAAGAGGCTGGAGATTCTTTTCCCATTCTGGTCAAAATGAATGCTACCGATGGCTTCCAGCCCTGTTGTTCAAAGGCTGAACTGGGACTTGACATTTTCCAGGCCGTAGAAATTGCAAAGCTTCTGGAAAAGGCTGGAGTCTGCGCAATTGAGGTAAGCGGAGGAATCAGTGAAGCAGGTGGGGTAACTATAAGGACTGCAATCAATACTCCTGCAAAAGAAGCATATTTCAGGGATTGTTCTAAAGCAATAAAAAGTGCAGTGAACATTCCAGTTATTCTTGTTGGCGGCATCAGGTCGCTTTCGGTTATTAATGATTTGCTTGAAAACGGGTCTGCAGACCTGATTTCAATGAGTAGGGCATTTATCAGTGAACCTGACATTGTTTTGAAATTCAAATCAGGGAAGGTTAAAAAAGCAAGATGCGTATCCTGTAATCTCTGTTTCGATCCGGAGGGTATAAATTGCAATTTCCAGTTTGAGTAA
- a CDS encoding AMP-binding protein — MHLIEESLGNYFEKQVAVDPDHEFIIYPDRNLRFTYGQFNERVNNLAKGLLAIGITKGDHVGIWAKNVPDWLTFMFATAKIGAVLVTVNTAYKSHEVEYVLKQSDMKALAMIDSYRDVDYLEIINELVPELKTSERGRLKSKNFPYLKSIIYVGQEKHRGMYNTNELMLLGSHYPDDKLCEIMASVDCDDVVNMQYTSGTTGFPKGVMLTHKNILNNGLSIGDRQKFTYIDRLCFPVPLFHCFGIVLGVMAVLTHRATLVMLEVFDPLLVLAAVHKEKCTALYGVPTMFIAEYTHPMFDMFDLSSLRTGIMAGSTCPVEAMKKVVNDMHCYQITSVYGLTEASPGMTQTAVDDPLELRVETVGKHFPGVEVRVVNPDTNEPVPLNTVGEICCRGYNVMKGYYKMPEETKKVIDEGGWLHSGDLGTCDEDGYYRITGRIKDMIIRGGENIYPREIEELLLTMPEITDVQVVGIPDKKYGEIVGAFVILKKGADLTEADIRDYALSKIARYKVPKHVFIVDEFPLTASGKIQKYRLRELAVELVNKQDEIAIE; from the coding sequence ATGCATCTTATAGAAGAGTCCCTCGGTAATTACTTTGAGAAACAGGTGGCTGTAGACCCTGACCACGAGTTTATAATTTATCCTGACCGCAACCTTCGTTTTACTTATGGGCAGTTCAACGAAAGGGTCAATAACCTTGCAAAAGGGCTGCTAGCTATAGGGATAACAAAAGGGGATCATGTAGGAATCTGGGCAAAAAATGTTCCTGATTGGCTTACCTTCATGTTTGCCACGGCAAAAATAGGAGCAGTACTTGTTACTGTGAATACTGCCTACAAGAGCCATGAGGTCGAATATGTATTAAAACAATCCGATATGAAGGCTCTGGCTATGATTGATAGCTACAGAGACGTTGATTATCTCGAAATAATTAATGAACTGGTCCCTGAGCTCAAAACCTCTGAGAGAGGGAGACTGAAAAGCAAAAACTTTCCCTATCTTAAGAGTATAATTTACGTAGGACAGGAAAAGCACCGGGGTATGTATAACACAAACGAGCTTATGCTTCTTGGCAGCCATTATCCCGATGACAAGCTCTGCGAGATTATGGCCAGTGTCGACTGTGACGATGTTGTCAATATGCAGTATACATCAGGGACTACCGGGTTTCCTAAAGGAGTCATGCTGACCCATAAAAATATCCTGAATAATGGACTTTCTATCGGAGACCGCCAGAAGTTCACCTATATAGATAGGCTCTGTTTTCCTGTGCCACTTTTTCACTGTTTTGGAATAGTACTCGGAGTTATGGCCGTTCTGACTCACAGAGCAACGCTTGTTATGCTCGAGGTTTTTGATCCTCTATTAGTACTTGCCGCGGTACATAAAGAGAAATGTACGGCTCTCTACGGCGTGCCAACAATGTTTATTGCCGAGTATACGCATCCCATGTTCGACATGTTTGACCTATCTTCTCTCAGAACGGGGATTATGGCAGGTTCGACCTGCCCTGTGGAAGCCATGAAAAAGGTCGTAAACGATATGCACTGTTATCAGATTACCAGTGTTTACGGGCTTACGGAAGCATCCCCTGGTATGACTCAAACCGCTGTAGATGATCCTCTAGAACTCAGGGTCGAAACTGTTGGCAAACATTTTCCGGGCGTAGAGGTCAGGGTTGTTAATCCCGATACCAATGAGCCGGTGCCTCTAAACACTGTAGGAGAGATATGCTGTCGCGGATATAATGTAATGAAAGGTTACTATAAGATGCCTGAAGAAACGAAAAAAGTTATCGATGAAGGCGGCTGGCTTCACAGTGGAGACCTCGGAACCTGTGACGAAGACGGTTATTACAGAATCACAGGCAGGATTAAGGACATGATTATCCGGGGAGGGGAAAACATCTATCCAAGAGAGATTGAGGAACTCCTGCTTACCATGCCCGAAATTACAGACGTCCAGGTTGTGGGCATCCCTGACAAAAAATACGGGGAAATTGTAGGTGCTTTTGTGATTCTCAAAAAAGGTGCAGACCTTACAGAAGCCGATATCAGGGATTATGCCTTAAGCAAGATCGCACGCTACAAGGTTCCAAAACATGTATTCATTGTAGATGAATTCCCGCTGACAGCAAGCGGTAAAATTCAAAAATACAGGCTAAGGGAACTGGCTGTGGAACTTGTCAATAAGCAGGATGAGATAGCAATTGAGTAA
- a CDS encoding helix-turn-helix transcriptional regulator, which yields MDLEEEAYNIIKSHKEGVFQNVIWKKLNIDSRKCSRIIKKLLDKDLIVREVGVSNGARTYLLKAKEEVKEKYDLLLAGELFSACTGCTGDCQPEYCGRLSEWIGNLMQEDESSEETGEIKVDVKNKEEAEEGM from the coding sequence ATGGATCTTGAAGAAGAAGCTTATAATATAATAAAAAGCCATAAAGAAGGCGTTTTCCAGAACGTCATCTGGAAAAAGTTGAATATCGACAGCAGAAAATGCTCCAGAATCATAAAAAAACTTCTGGATAAAGATCTTATTGTACGAGAAGTTGGAGTCTCAAACGGGGCAAGAACATATCTACTGAAAGCAAAGGAAGAAGTTAAGGAAAAATACGACCTCCTACTTGCAGGAGAATTGTTTTCGGCCTGTACAGGCTGCACAGGTGACTGTCAACCCGAATACTGCGGAAGACTCAGTGAATGGATTGGTAACCTCATGCAAGAAGATGAAAGCTCGGAAGAGACCGGTGAAATAAAAGTCGATGTCAAAAATAAGGAAGAAGCTGAAGAAGGAATGTGA
- a CDS encoding YbhB/YbcL family Raf kinase inhibitor-like protein — protein sequence MNRKTGAVVLIFLFAAMVFISGCVQNEKAQAPVNKEFPETGKGDESMNIQSIKVSSSAFTSNGSIPEKYTCDGQNINPPLEFEGIPEKAESLVLIVDDPDAPTKTFTHWIVWNIEPVAKIEEDSIPGVEGLNDFKEIGYGGPCPPSGTHRYFFRVYALDKNLDLKAGAGRKDLENEMIGHIIAEGELMGKYRKK from the coding sequence ATGAACAGAAAGACCGGTGCAGTTGTTCTGATATTCTTGTTTGCAGCAATGGTTTTCATTTCCGGATGCGTCCAAAATGAGAAAGCCCAGGCACCTGTAAATAAGGAGTTTCCCGAAACCGGTAAAGGGGATGAAAGCATGAACATTCAAAGTATAAAAGTTTCTAGCAGTGCATTTACATCTAATGGTAGTATCCCAGAAAAGTACACCTGTGATGGACAAAATATAAATCCGCCTCTGGAATTCGAAGGCATTCCTGAAAAGGCTGAGAGTTTAGTACTCATAGTAGACGATCCTGATGCTCCCACTAAGACATTTACACACTGGATTGTCTGGAACATAGAGCCTGTGGCGAAAATAGAAGAAGACAGTATACCTGGGGTCGAGGGTTTAAACGATTTCAAGGAAATTGGATATGGAGGGCCATGCCCACCCTCAGGCACTCACAGGTATTTCTTCCGGGTCTATGCTCTGGACAAGAATCTGGATCTTAAAGCAGGGGCGGGAAGAAAAGACCTTGAAAATGAAATGATAGGACATATTATTGCTGAAGGAGAGTTGATGGGAAAATACAGAAAAAAATGA
- the msrA gene encoding peptide-methionine (S)-S-oxide reductase MsrA — MEENQKTELNPNFFENPGSGLEKATFAAGCFWGIEEAFRQVKGVVATAVGFSGGHFERPTYEQVCTLDTGHAEAVRVIFDPKVVSYETLLDVFWKIHDPTTKDRQGPDVGKQYRSVIFYHDEKQKIAALASKEKLEKSGVFKNPIVTEIVPISEFYMAEEYHQQYFEKKGFLQNVLRGLKK, encoded by the coding sequence GTGGAAGAAAATCAAAAAACTGAATTAAATCCTAATTTTTTCGAAAATCCCGGAAGCGGCCTGGAAAAAGCAACCTTTGCTGCAGGTTGCTTCTGGGGCATTGAAGAGGCTTTCCGACAAGTTAAAGGTGTGGTCGCAACTGCGGTTGGCTTCAGTGGTGGGCATTTTGAACGTCCTACTTATGAACAGGTCTGCACCCTTGATACCGGGCATGCCGAAGCAGTTCGTGTGATTTTTGACCCTAAAGTAGTGTCTTATGAAACCTTACTTGATGTCTTCTGGAAAATCCATGACCCCACTACAAAGGACAGGCAGGGTCCTGATGTTGGAAAACAATACCGATCAGTTATCTTTTACCATGATGAAAAGCAAAAAATTGCGGCGTTAGCTTCAAAAGAAAAGCTTGAAAAATCAGGGGTTTTCAAAAATCCAATAGTAACTGAAATTGTGCCGATTTCCGAGTTTTATATGGCTGAAGAGTATCATCAGCAGTATTTTGAAAAAAAGGGTTTTCTGCAGAATGTACTCCGAGGCTTGAAGAAATAA
- a CDS encoding IS701 family transposase — MDINPPKCTDIDYINFLIAASNVFSCTEAARCYPDIANAPSHDAFTRCLQRQPPDTEALWEEVKSYVKLKGGYLIVDDSTLDKPYAEEIAFVRRMWSGKHHRTVKGIGLVTLVWTDGTTVIPIDFRIYNIDVDDKTKNDHFRDMLDKAEERGFNPKFVLFDTWYASVKNLKAIRQKEWHFLTRLKNNRLVNPDNKGNVPLETVDIPPKGRVVHLKAYGFVKVFRIVSKNGDTQHWVTDVQEMDEAKREDLAKKSWKIEEYHRGIKQFCGVEKCQARKEESQRAHIMFSLRAFLRLELQRIKSGISWFESAMKIRRVAVTEYLRNPQYTLN, encoded by the coding sequence ATGGACATAAATCCACCTAAGTGTACCGACATTGACTACATTAATTTTCTCATTGCGGCTTCTAACGTTTTTAGCTGTACTGAAGCTGCTAGATGTTATCCAGACATAGCTAATGCTCCTTCTCATGATGCTTTTACTCGTTGCCTTCAAAGGCAACCTCCAGACACGGAAGCACTATGGGAGGAAGTAAAAAGTTATGTCAAGCTTAAGGGAGGATACCTAATTGTTGATGATTCAACATTAGATAAACCATACGCAGAAGAAATTGCTTTTGTTCGTCGTATGTGGAGTGGAAAACATCATCGTACTGTAAAGGGAATAGGCCTGGTTACCTTAGTTTGGACTGACGGTACAACCGTTATACCTATCGATTTTCGAATTTATAACATCGATGTAGACGACAAAACAAAGAATGACCATTTCCGTGATATGCTTGACAAGGCCGAAGAACGTGGTTTTAATCCCAAATTCGTTTTATTTGATACATGGTATGCAAGTGTGAAAAACCTTAAAGCCATTAGACAGAAAGAGTGGCATTTCCTTACAAGATTGAAAAATAATCGTTTGGTAAATCCTGACAACAAGGGAAATGTGCCACTTGAAACAGTAGATATTCCTCCAAAAGGACGTGTGGTTCACCTCAAAGCATATGGATTTGTAAAGGTGTTTAGGATAGTTTCAAAAAATGGAGACACGCAACACTGGGTTACAGATGTGCAAGAGATGGATGAAGCAAAACGTGAAGATTTGGCAAAGAAGTCATGGAAAATTGAGGAATATCATAGGGGAATAAAACAGTTCTGTGGTGTCGAAAAATGTCAGGCAAGAAAGGAAGAATCACAAAGAGCACATATAATGTTCTCATTAAGAGCTTTTCTTAGACTGGAATTACAAAGAATCAAAAGTGGAATATCCTGGTTTGAAAGTGCTATGAAAATTAGAAGAGTGGCAGTGACAGAATACTTAAGGAATCCCCAATACACGTTAAATTAA
- a CDS encoding acyl-CoA thioesterase gives MFSTIVSPRFGDIDGLGHVNNTVLPVWFEIGRNSVFRLFSPDLDLSPDVWHLILVRTEFDFLHQMYFRSDVEIRTFIAKIGNSSFTVGHEAWQEGELKVKGQAVLVYYDFKLQKAMPLPDPIREILTAHMFPAMDNAETDTDSPCSI, from the coding sequence ATGTTCAGTACAATTGTTAGTCCGCGTTTTGGGGACATAGACGGGCTTGGGCATGTGAATAACACTGTCCTCCCGGTCTGGTTCGAAATTGGAAGAAACTCAGTATTCCGGCTTTTTTCACCGGACCTTGATCTTAGCCCTGATGTATGGCACCTGATTCTTGTCAGGACCGAGTTTGATTTTCTGCACCAGATGTATTTCAGGTCGGATGTGGAGATAAGAACTTTCATTGCAAAGATAGGAAACAGTTCCTTTACTGTAGGGCATGAGGCGTGGCAGGAAGGCGAGCTCAAGGTAAAGGGTCAGGCAGTGCTGGTTTATTACGACTTCAAGCTCCAGAAAGCAATGCCCCTTCCTGACCCAATACGCGAAATTCTGACAGCGCATATGTTTCCTGCAATGGATAATGCTGAAACGGATACGGATTCCCCTTGCTCTATTTGA